One stretch of Tepiditoga spiralis DNA includes these proteins:
- a CDS encoding ABC transporter ATP-binding protein: MADVLLKDVNKIYPNGFHAVKDANFEIKDKEFVVLLGPSGCGKTTTLRMIAGLEDISGGTVKIAEKVVNDIEPKDRDIAMVFQNYALYPHMTIYDNMAFGLKLRKTPKEEIDKRVKNAAKILDIEHLLDRKPKQLSGGQRQRVAVGRAIVRDPKVFLFDEPLSNLDAKLRVQMRSELKKLHLRLNATIVYVTHDQVEAMTMADKIVIMKDGHIQQIGNPFDVYHHPNNVFVAGFIGTPAMNFLNMKVTEKDGKIILTEDKIVFEVPDEYKENLKEYIGKEVIFGIRPEDIYDQKYYNGNHTNEVEATIEVAEPLGAETLLHIVISGQSITAKVDPKTVVKSGEKLTFVFDLDKMHAFDKETQQAIF; the protein is encoded by the coding sequence ATGGCAGACGTTCTTTTAAAAGATGTAAATAAAATTTATCCAAATGGATTTCATGCAGTTAAAGATGCAAATTTTGAGATAAAAGACAAGGAATTTGTCGTTTTATTAGGACCATCTGGATGTGGAAAAACAACAACATTAAGAATGATTGCAGGACTAGAAGATATTTCAGGTGGAACTGTTAAAATAGCTGAAAAAGTTGTAAATGACATAGAACCAAAAGATAGAGATATAGCAATGGTTTTTCAAAATTATGCACTTTATCCACATATGACAATTTATGATAATATGGCTTTTGGACTAAAATTAAGAAAAACACCAAAGGAAGAAATTGACAAAAGAGTTAAAAATGCAGCTAAAATATTAGATATAGAACATCTTTTAGATAGAAAACCTAAACAACTTTCTGGTGGTCAAAGACAAAGAGTTGCTGTTGGTAGAGCAATTGTTAGAGATCCTAAAGTTTTCTTATTTGATGAACCTTTATCAAACTTAGATGCAAAGTTAAGAGTTCAAATGAGAAGTGAATTAAAAAAATTACATTTAAGATTAAATGCTACAATTGTTTATGTTACACATGATCAAGTTGAAGCTATGACAATGGCAGATAAAATTGTTATAATGAAAGATGGACATATACAACAAATAGGAAATCCATTTGATGTATATCATCATCCAAACAATGTTTTTGTTGCTGGATTTATAGGAACACCTGCAATGAACTTTTTGAATATGAAAGTAACTGAAAAAGATGGAAAAATAATTTTAACAGAAGACAAAATTGTTTTTGAAGTTCCAGATGAATATAAAGAAAATTTAAAAGAATACATTGGAAAAGAAGTTATTTTTGGTATAAGACCTGAAGATATTTATGATCAAAAATATTACAATGGAAATCATACAAATGAAGTTGAAGCAACTATAGAAGTTGCAGAACCTCTTGGTGCTGAAACTTTATTACATATAGTTATATCTGGTCAATCAATTACTGCTAAAGTAGATCCAAAAACAGTTGTAAAATCTGGAGAAAAATTAACTTTTGTTTTTGACTTGGATAAGATGCATGCTTTTGATAAAGAAACACAACAAGCAATATTTTAA
- a CDS encoding D-alanyl-D-alanine carboxypeptidase/D-alanyl-D-alanine-endopeptidase, which translates to MKKIILIIIIILTINLFFSKQIKTQNLTNINSDKIVNLLKTFNGFVGFEMRSLDGEKIINYNSNKLFIPASITKLFTCFSALESYNKYYTFKTKVYFDEKPTSYYRGNIYIKGFGNPVLTPLKYKYLLNAAISNNSIKKIYGNIIFDYSYYKENGFGKGWMWDDPQPQIAALNIWQENHEAFKYKTDFQLKDYITYLTTSYLQEIGINFYGEVKYDIVPNQLKPVYIHYSPTLNKILKQMLEKSDNQIAEQLFRNLGTINGTGKIDDSIEYEKNLIEKTFKTSNFILKDGCGLSMYNLLSPSLINDLIQYILNKYNSLFYDILATPYEDSTLKNRFNFTVWGKTGTLYSDSAISGILQASSGNRYIFTLIENNFPFHYSKAKEFENKILTTIYKIY; encoded by the coding sequence ATGAAGAAAATTATACTAATCATTATAATTATTTTAACAATTAATTTATTCTTTTCAAAACAAATTAAAACTCAAAATCTGACTAATATAAATTCTGATAAAATAGTGAATTTACTAAAAACTTTTAATGGATTTGTTGGTTTTGAAATGAGAAGCTTAGATGGGGAAAAAATAATAAATTATAATTCCAATAAATTATTTATTCCAGCTTCTATAACCAAATTATTTACTTGTTTTAGTGCTCTTGAATCTTATAATAAATATTATACATTCAAAACTAAAGTATACTTTGATGAAAAACCAACATCATACTACAGAGGTAATATTTACATAAAGGGATTTGGAAATCCAGTTTTAACTCCTTTAAAATACAAATATTTATTAAATGCTGCCATATCAAATAATAGTATAAAAAAAATTTATGGAAATATAATATTTGATTACTCTTATTATAAAGAAAACGGATTTGGGAAAGGATGGATGTGGGATGACCCTCAACCACAAATTGCAGCATTAAACATATGGCAAGAAAATCATGAAGCATTTAAATATAAAACAGACTTCCAATTAAAAGATTATATTACATATTTAACTACTTCTTATTTACAAGAAATAGGAATTAATTTTTATGGTGAAGTAAAATATGATATAGTACCAAATCAACTAAAGCCTGTATATATTCACTATTCTCCAACATTAAATAAAATATTAAAACAAATGCTTGAAAAAAGTGATAATCAAATTGCCGAACAACTTTTTAGAAATTTAGGAACTATAAATGGAACTGGAAAAATTGATGATTCTATTGAATATGAAAAAAATTTAATTGAAAAAACATTTAAAACATCAAATTTTATATTGAAAGATGGATGTGGTTTATCTATGTATAACTTACTTAGTCCATCATTAATAAATGATTTGATACAGTATATTTTAAACAAGTATAATAGTTTATTTTATGATATATTAGCAACTCCATATGAAGATAGCACTTTGAAAAACAGATTTAACTTTACAGTGTGGGGGAAAACAGGAACTCTTTATTCTGATTCAGCTATTTCAGGAATACTTCAAGCATCTTCTGGAAATAGATATATATTTACTTTAATAGAAAATAACTTTCCATTTCATTATTCAAAAGCAAAAGAATTTGAGAATAAAATTTTAACAACTATATATAAAATATATTAA
- a CDS encoding THUMP domain-containing class I SAM-dependent RNA methyltransferase, producing MKALALCTIGLEKVVANEIKRMGYKVIDSKSGMIFFETDLEGIYKVNISSRVVERLMIVLKEFRAYDFDDLYNEIFSIDWKKYLYKDTNITIDKMSSKYSRLYGLSAMQSVAQKAIYESLKKSYNLDDWTEKKYNINVRVYTYKDKVTVALDTSGEPLHKRGYRKLISDAPIKETLAAGLIILSGWKRKYPLYDPFCGSGTIPIEALMYAMDYAPGLKRKFGINNLKIHNKELFEKTREFYKNKIRTDIDVNIIGSDIDPEIIRVAKTNLNELNLEKHITFTTKDFTKIENELENGFIITNPPYGERLNTNDEIDILYKKMKKLKVIFPNWKYNFITTYSNFDKYFEMKSNKRKKIQNGKLETYFYMYG from the coding sequence ATGAAAGCTTTAGCATTATGTACAATAGGGTTAGAAAAAGTAGTAGCAAATGAAATTAAAAGAATGGGATACAAAGTTATTGATTCAAAGAGTGGTATGATATTTTTTGAAACAGATTTAGAAGGTATTTATAAAGTTAATATAAGTTCAAGAGTTGTTGAAAGACTTATGATCGTGTTAAAAGAATTTAGAGCTTATGATTTTGATGATTTATATAATGAAATATTTTCTATAGATTGGAAAAAATATTTATATAAAGATACCAACATTACTATAGATAAAATGAGTAGTAAATATTCAAGGTTATATGGACTTTCAGCAATGCAATCAGTTGCTCAAAAAGCTATATATGAAAGTTTAAAAAAATCATATAATTTAGATGATTGGACAGAAAAAAAATACAATATAAATGTAAGAGTATATACATATAAAGATAAAGTTACTGTAGCACTCGATACTTCAGGAGAACCTCTTCATAAAAGAGGATATAGAAAATTAATAAGTGATGCTCCAATAAAAGAAACCCTTGCTGCAGGATTAATTATTCTATCTGGTTGGAAAAGAAAATACCCTCTTTATGACCCATTTTGTGGTTCTGGAACAATTCCTATTGAAGCTTTAATGTATGCGATGGATTATGCTCCTGGTTTAAAAAGAAAGTTTGGAATAAACAATTTAAAAATACACAATAAAGAATTATTTGAAAAAACAAGAGAATTTTATAAAAATAAAATAAGAACAGATATAGATGTTAATATAATAGGTAGTGATATTGATCCTGAAATTATACGAGTTGCAAAAACAAACCTAAATGAATTAAATCTTGAAAAACATATTACTTTTACAACAAAAGATTTTACTAAAATAGAAAATGAATTAGAAAATGGATTTATAATAACTAATCCTCCTTATGGGGAAAGATTAAATACTAATGATGAAATAGATATTCTTTATAAAAAAATGAAAAAATTAAAAGTTATATTTCCAAATTGGAAGTACAATTTTATAACAACATATAGTAATTTTGATAAATATTTTGAAATGAAATCTAATAAAAGAAAGAAAATACAAAATGGAAAATTAGAAACTTATTTTTATATGTATGGATGA
- a CDS encoding B12-binding domain-containing radical SAM protein — MNFLLVNPWIYDSAAYDFWLKPIGLLYVGSVLKKLGHNVELIDMLDRHDEELIKIKEPKDKKYGTGKFYNVEIEKPEILKNIPRKFKRYGLPEDLFIKKLLKQKERGIDGIFVSVTLTYWYYGGLKTIEKIRGIFPNTPIFLGGMYSNIYPIHAKKIFSKYNVKVCNGTGLSPIRKALSTYKENVPEFNWFEELMPAYELYTSKLPYVVITSSIGCPYNCSYCVTPRMWKYQYKSVDSIEKMINKIINEKNVKDIVFFDDAFLLHKDLKKLLKMLAKYNVRYHLPNGIHAHRVNKEIAELMAAADFRTIKLGYETSDPDLQKKSGGKVTNQDLINAVKYLTDAGISNEEIGAYIISNLPGQSVKSVKDAVDFCINLRIIPTVNEFTPIPQTPDYDSLIENGIIPDEVDPLLFNNTLIPYWWEKGMNINEVFDLKLYLKNKKKVLFNGQRT, encoded by the coding sequence ATGAATTTTTTACTTGTAAATCCTTGGATTTACGATTCTGCAGCTTATGATTTTTGGTTGAAACCTATAGGGTTATTGTATGTGGGTTCTGTTTTAAAAAAATTAGGACACAATGTTGAATTAATTGATATGCTCGATAGACATGATGAAGAACTCATAAAAATTAAAGAACCTAAAGACAAGAAATATGGAACAGGAAAGTTTTATAATGTTGAAATTGAAAAGCCTGAAATATTAAAAAATATTCCAAGGAAATTTAAACGTTATGGACTTCCAGAAGATTTATTCATAAAAAAATTATTAAAACAAAAAGAACGAGGAATAGATGGAATATTTGTATCTGTTACTTTAACATATTGGTATTATGGAGGATTAAAAACCATTGAAAAAATTAGAGGAATTTTTCCTAATACTCCAATATTTTTAGGAGGAATGTATTCTAATATATATCCTATACACGCAAAAAAGATATTTTCTAAATATAATGTTAAAGTGTGTAATGGAACAGGATTATCTCCAATAAGAAAAGCTTTAAGTACTTATAAAGAGAATGTTCCTGAGTTTAATTGGTTTGAAGAATTGATGCCTGCTTATGAATTGTATACTTCAAAACTTCCTTATGTAGTGATAACTTCATCTATTGGGTGTCCTTATAATTGTTCATATTGTGTTACTCCAAGAATGTGGAAGTATCAATATAAAAGTGTAGATAGTATAGAAAAGATGATAAATAAGATTATTAATGAAAAAAATGTTAAAGATATTGTATTTTTTGATGATGCCTTTTTATTACATAAAGATTTAAAAAAATTATTAAAAATGCTCGCTAAGTATAATGTTAGATATCATCTTCCAAATGGAATACATGCACATAGAGTTAATAAAGAAATAGCTGAATTAATGGCAGCCGCTGATTTTAGAACAATAAAATTGGGTTATGAAACATCAGATCCGGATTTACAAAAAAAATCTGGTGGTAAAGTAACTAATCAAGATCTTATAAATGCTGTAAAGTATTTAACTGATGCAGGAATATCAAATGAAGAAATAGGTGCTTATATAATTTCAAATTTACCTGGACAAAGTGTTAAATCTGTTAAAGATGCGGTTGATTTTTGTATAAATCTTAGAATAATTCCAACTGTTAATGAATTTACACCTATACCTCAAACACCCGATTATGATTCTCTTATTGAAAATGGGATAATACCAGATGAAGTTGATCCATTACTTTTTAATAATACACTAATACCTTATTGGTGGGAAAAGGGAATGAATATAAATGAAGTTTTTGATTTAAAACTTTATTTAAAAAACAAAAAGAAGGTGTTATTTAATGGACAAAGAACTTGA
- a CDS encoding type III pantothenate kinase yields the protein MELLFDVGNTHTVVGYCNNNDFKIWRIGTKNIESEDELFSKLYNIFKFNKINMEEIKDVGISSVVPSKNFIFQNFVRKYFNTELCFVNAQTKVLKIQYLVDYPNEVGADRISNIIASKKEYGNNVIAIDFGTAITIDVLKEGNFIGGSIIPGFKTSMLALFSNTAKLPQVELKVPKYSIGKNTIDNIQIGVLKTTLFGIERIIEEIKRETNTDYKIVTTGGMGKSLKKFSKSFENYDSNLTLKGILYYLKEIKRGEK from the coding sequence ATGGAGCTTTTATTTGATGTTGGAAATACACACACAGTTGTTGGTTATTGTAATAATAATGATTTTAAAATATGGAGAATTGGTACTAAAAACATTGAAAGTGAAGATGAACTATTTTCAAAATTATACAATATTTTTAAGTTTAATAAAATAAATATGGAAGAAATAAAAGATGTAGGTATTTCTTCAGTTGTACCTTCAAAAAATTTTATATTTCAAAATTTTGTTAGAAAATACTTTAATACAGAGTTATGCTTTGTGAATGCTCAAACTAAAGTATTAAAAATACAATATTTAGTTGATTATCCAAATGAGGTTGGGGCTGATAGAATTTCAAATATAATCGCATCAAAAAAAGAATATGGTAACAATGTTATTGCAATAGATTTTGGAACTGCTATAACAATAGATGTTTTAAAAGAAGGAAATTTTATTGGTGGATCAATAATTCCTGGTTTTAAAACTTCTATGCTTGCTTTATTTTCCAATACAGCAAAGTTACCTCAAGTAGAATTAAAAGTTCCAAAATATTCAATAGGTAAAAATACTATTGATAATATACAAATAGGAGTATTAAAGACAACTCTATTTGGAATAGAAAGAATTATTGAAGAAATAAAAAGAGAAACTAATACGGATTATAAGATAGTAACAACCGGTGGAATGGGAAAATCATTAAAAAAATTTTCTAAATCTTTTGAAAATTATGATTCGAACCTTACTTTAAAAGGAATTTTATATTATTTAAAAGAAATAAAAAGAGGTGAAAAATGA
- a CDS encoding amylo-alpha-1,6-glucosidase has product MAELKNLSEIEYLVSNGLGGTSSSSAIQLNSRRHHSILSISLNPPVDRRILVSRISEKVYCDEKTYLLSTLKTANGFIEKGYENIVSYNFYGYPSWKFKVGKNLLKKELLMLKNRNIVLIVYENVFGEDLDIEIIPYFNDRDIHSNTLPGQLTLNKTVMKSNYLELKTNFLNTIFLKTNGTLKNFEHTLHNVFYDVENKRGLFAYEEIYSNVKINAHMKKGDKVYIVFSGNESIENINIESEIKKEKERLNSFKINKVKTINKLQIASDTFLSKRKSTEKLTILAGYPWFTDWGRDTMIAIEGLLIENKKFNEAKEVFETFLMNLKNGLIPNVFDDYSGKPGGYNTVDGTLWMFYALYKYYEATNDLEFIKKHYDKLIEIIKYHVNGTDYNIHMTEDGLIYAGNKETQLTWMDVRVENWTVTPRYGKTVEINALWYNTLKIMEFFSSLIKVDFEYDLLSEKVKKTFNDTFWNVEKKCLYDCVNEFEKDSSIRPNQIFAVSLPFSILEKKKEKSIVNKVFEELYTPYGLRTLSPNDPRYIGIYTGDRWTRDGSYHQGNVWPWLLGHFYEAFLKINNYDLESKTIVKELLYPVSIRINDEWGGTIPEILEGNWPHEKRGCFSQAWSVSEILRIMKKIDFTE; this is encoded by the coding sequence ATGGCCGAATTAAAAAACTTATCAGAAATTGAATATTTGGTTTCAAATGGCTTGGGTGGGACTTCATCTTCAAGTGCAATACAATTAAATTCAAGAAGACATCATTCAATTCTTTCAATTTCATTAAATCCTCCAGTAGATAGAAGAATATTAGTTTCAAGAATATCAGAAAAAGTATACTGTGATGAAAAAACTTATTTATTGAGTACATTAAAAACAGCTAATGGATTTATTGAGAAAGGGTATGAAAATATTGTATCTTATAATTTTTATGGATATCCTTCATGGAAGTTTAAGGTTGGAAAAAATTTATTAAAAAAAGAGCTTTTAATGTTGAAAAATAGAAATATAGTTTTAATTGTTTATGAAAATGTTTTTGGTGAAGATTTAGATATAGAAATTATACCTTATTTTAATGATAGAGATATTCATTCTAATACTCTTCCGGGACAACTTACTTTAAATAAAACAGTTATGAAAAGTAATTATTTAGAGTTGAAAACAAATTTTTTAAATACGATATTTTTAAAAACAAATGGGACTTTAAAAAATTTTGAACATACATTACACAATGTTTTTTATGATGTTGAAAACAAAAGAGGACTTTTTGCTTATGAAGAAATATATTCAAATGTTAAAATAAATGCTCATATGAAAAAAGGAGATAAGGTTTATATAGTATTTAGTGGAAATGAAAGTATAGAAAATATAAATATTGAATCAGAAATAAAAAAAGAAAAGGAAAGGTTAAATTCATTTAAAATAAATAAAGTTAAAACTATAAATAAACTTCAAATTGCAAGTGATACATTTTTATCTAAAAGAAAAAGTACAGAAAAATTAACGATACTTGCAGGCTATCCATGGTTTACTGATTGGGGAAGAGATACAATGATAGCTATAGAAGGTCTTTTAATAGAAAATAAAAAGTTTAATGAAGCTAAAGAAGTTTTTGAAACATTTTTAATGAATTTAAAAAATGGATTAATTCCAAATGTATTTGATGATTATAGTGGGAAACCAGGTGGTTATAATACAGTTGATGGAACTTTATGGATGTTTTATGCTTTGTATAAATATTATGAAGCTACAAATGATTTAGAATTTATAAAAAAACATTATGATAAATTAATTGAGATAATAAAGTATCATGTTAATGGAACAGATTATAATATACATATGACTGAAGATGGATTAATTTATGCAGGAAATAAGGAAACACAATTAACTTGGATGGATGTTAGAGTAGAAAATTGGACAGTTACACCAAGATATGGAAAAACAGTTGAAATAAATGCACTTTGGTATAATACATTAAAAATTATGGAATTTTTTTCAAGTTTAATTAAAGTAGATTTTGAATATGACTTATTATCAGAAAAAGTAAAAAAAACATTTAACGATACATTTTGGAATGTTGAAAAAAAATGTTTATATGATTGTGTGAATGAATTTGAAAAAGATAGTTCAATAAGACCAAATCAAATTTTTGCTGTTAGTTTACCATTTTCAATTTTAGAAAAAAAGAAAGAAAAATCAATAGTAAATAAGGTTTTTGAAGAATTATATACACCATATGGTTTAAGAACATTGAGTCCAAATGATCCAAGATATATAGGTATTTATACTGGAGATAGATGGACAAGGGATGGATCTTATCATCAAGGAAATGTTTGGCCATGGCTATTAGGACATTTTTATGAAGCATTTTTAAAAATAAATAATTACGATTTAGAATCTAAAACAATAGTAAAAGAATTACTTTATCCAGTTTCAATAAGAATTAACGATGAATGGGGAGGTACAATTCCAGAAATTTTAGAAGGAAATTGGCCACATGAAAAACGTGGATGTTTTTCACAAGCTTGGTCTGTATCAGAAATTTTGAGAATTATGAAAAAAATAGATTTTACTGAATAA
- the cas6 gene encoding CRISPR-associated endoribonuclease Cas6 produces the protein MIIKITFKPKDNATVDLPVHYNRPLQGMFYSLMDFMEEKTPRLFTFSRIYPEDNFKVENKRLKFNGNFVVYFTSPIEKINNSIINILSKKNIFRVEKNYFELVNFKIIEKNISNNLLIKTLSPITTYISVNLPSGNRYTHYFTPYSTDFKVLIEENLKRKAELVGIDTKNMEFNIEPYGITEKNEKILFYKGVIVKGWTGYYKISGSKTLVDFALNSGIGAKNSQGFGMIVPIDEFEDVTIEDEDEFIIIK, from the coding sequence ATGATAATTAAAATAACTTTTAAGCCAAAAGATAATGCTACTGTTGATTTACCTGTTCATTATAATAGACCATTACAAGGTATGTTTTACTCATTAATGGATTTTATGGAAGAAAAAACCCCAAGATTATTTACTTTTTCTAGGATTTATCCAGAAGATAATTTTAAAGTAGAAAATAAAAGATTAAAATTTAATGGCAACTTTGTGGTTTATTTTACTTCTCCTATTGAAAAAATAAATAATTCTATCATAAATATTTTAAGTAAAAAGAATATATTTAGAGTAGAAAAAAATTATTTTGAACTTGTGAATTTTAAAATTATTGAAAAAAATATTTCTAACAATCTTTTAATAAAAACATTATCTCCAATAACAACTTATATTTCTGTTAATTTACCTAGTGGTAATAGATACACTCATTATTTTACACCTTATTCTACAGATTTCAAGGTTTTAATAGAAGAAAATTTAAAAAGAAAAGCTGAATTAGTAGGAATAGATACAAAAAATATGGAATTTAATATAGAACCTTATGGAATAACTGAAAAAAATGAAAAAATACTTTTTTATAAAGGTGTTATAGTAAAAGGATGGACTGGGTATTATAAAATAAGTGGCTCAAAAACATTAGTGGATTTTGCATTAAACTCTGGAATAGGAGCTAAAAATTCTCAAGGTTTTGGAATGATTGTTCCAATAGATGAATTTGAAGATGTAACTATCGAAGATGAAGATGAATTTATAATAATAAAATAA
- a CDS encoding 6-phosphofructokinase has product MKNAIYAQSGGVTSVINASAYGVIKKSLDSNLINKVFVGINGINGVLNKEFIVIDSADKEINNLKYTPSAAFGSCRKKLTDEETIKKVFKIFEENNIGYFFYNGGNDSMDTANKINDYAIKTGYDLKVIGIPKTIDNDLIETDHTPGFGSAAKYLAISMLEGSLDVKSMCADSTKVFVMETMGRHAGWLAASTALANLNNNFGPHIILLPEVPFDENKILNKIENIINKHGYCSITVSEGIQDKNGKFLSDKGFTDAFGNKQLGNAGVLISDIIHNNMKLKVHTAIPDYLQRSGRHISSLSDVKEAINCGMMAVKYALDGESGYMVTINRVSNIPYYVEYGKVKLSKIANGTKYMPKDFISEDGLYITDKFIRYAKPLIEGEYYPIYENGIPIYSKFNI; this is encoded by the coding sequence ATGAAAAATGCTATATATGCACAATCAGGAGGAGTAACAAGTGTTATAAATGCTTCTGCTTATGGAGTAATTAAAAAATCTTTAGACTCAAATTTAATAAATAAAGTCTTTGTTGGAATTAATGGAATAAACGGTGTTTTAAATAAAGAATTTATTGTTATTGACTCTGCAGATAAAGAAATAAATAATTTAAAGTATACTCCTTCGGCTGCATTTGGTTCTTGTAGAAAAAAATTAACTGACGAAGAAACTATAAAAAAAGTTTTTAAAATATTTGAAGAAAATAATATTGGATATTTTTTTTATAATGGTGGAAATGATTCTATGGATACTGCAAATAAAATAAATGATTATGCCATAAAAACAGGGTATGATTTAAAAGTAATTGGAATTCCTAAAACTATAGATAATGATTTAATAGAAACGGATCATACACCAGGTTTTGGATCTGCTGCAAAATATTTAGCTATTTCTATGCTTGAAGGAAGTTTAGATGTTAAAAGTATGTGTGCAGATTCAACAAAAGTATTTGTCATGGAAACAATGGGTAGACATGCGGGGTGGTTAGCAGCATCAACAGCACTTGCTAATTTAAATAATAATTTTGGACCTCATATAATATTATTACCCGAAGTTCCATTTGACGAAAATAAAATTTTAAATAAAATTGAAAATATTATAAATAAGCATGGATATTGTTCCATAACAGTCTCTGAAGGAATTCAAGATAAAAACGGAAAATTTTTGTCTGATAAGGGGTTTACAGATGCTTTTGGAAATAAACAACTTGGAAATGCTGGGGTTTTAATTTCAGATATTATACACAATAATATGAAATTAAAAGTACATACAGCAATTCCAGATTATCTTCAAAGAAGTGGTAGACATATATCGAGTCTATCTGATGTTAAAGAAGCAATTAATTGTGGTATGATGGCAGTAAAATATGCACTTGATGGTGAAAGTGGTTATATGGTTACAATAAATAGAGTTTCAAATATACCGTATTATGTTGAATATGGAAAAGTAAAGCTTTCGAAAATTGCTAATGGAACAAAGTATATGCCTAAAGATTTTATTTCAGAAGATGGATTATATATAACAGATAAGTTTATTAGATATGCTAAACCTTTAATTGAAGGAGAATATTATCCTATTTATGAAAATGGTATACCAATTTATTCAAAATTCAATATTTAA
- a CDS encoding TetR/AcrR family transcriptional regulator, translating to MKKIYQKKSTKKKLEKLIEYSKIELVEQGFSKFNLNKVINSSGISKATFYKNYKSKQNFILIVIKNIIDEFVTPLKEFLNAINDIEEIINLIENYNLDPQKLLKEYPIKDLFYNHETAKFINEYYYKTFENIILEKIIISQKNGTIRNDVDPKFIFEFLTSIIKGIGHMIEDDDFKKIVDNYKKLILSALKTNEVEK from the coding sequence ATGAAAAAAATTTATCAAAAAAAATCTACAAAAAAAAAATTAGAGAAATTAATTGAATACTCTAAAATTGAGCTGGTTGAACAAGGTTTTTCTAAATTTAATTTAAACAAAGTAATTAATTCCTCTGGAATTAGTAAAGCTACTTTTTATAAAAATTATAAGTCAAAACAAAATTTTATATTGATTGTTATAAAAAACATTATAGATGAATTTGTAACTCCATTAAAAGAATTTTTAAACGCTATAAATGATATAGAAGAAATAATTAATTTGATAGAAAATTATAACCTTGATCCACAAAAATTGCTTAAAGAATATCCAATAAAAGATTTATTTTATAATCATGAAACGGCAAAATTTATTAATGAATATTATTATAAAACCTTTGAGAATATAATATTAGAAAAAATAATAATTTCACAAAAAAACGGAACAATTAGAAATGATGTGGATCCTAAATTTATTTTTGAATTTTTAACTTCTATAATAAAAGGTATAGGTCATATGATTGAAGATGATGATTTTAAAAAAATTGTTGATAATTATAAAAAACTTATATTATCCGCACTAAAAACAAATGAGGTGGAAAAATGA
- a CDS encoding type II toxin-antitoxin system Phd/YefM family antitoxin: MNLNRLKFFSVAEAKAKFSRVIEESKKDNIIITKNGKPEVIMMDYKKFVKMIEFLDEVKDLTMLEIEDVEKYKEIKEFFETFDNL, encoded by the coding sequence ATGAATTTGAATAGACTGAAATTTTTTAGCGTTGCAGAAGCAAAAGCAAAATTTTCAAGAGTAATTGAAGAATCAAAAAAAGATAATATTATAATAACTAAAAATGGGAAACCGGAAGTAATTATGATGGACTATAAAAAATTTGTAAAAATGATTGAATTTTTAGATGAAGTAAAAGATTTAACCATGCTTGAAATTGAAGATGTTGAAAAATATAAGGAAATAAAGGAATTTTTTGAAACATTTGATAATTTATAA